In a single window of the Necator americanus strain Aroian chromosome X, whole genome shotgun sequence genome:
- a CDS encoding hypothetical protein (NECATOR_CHRX.G25148.T1) — protein sequence MENESKEELNRTMRAAFAPVREATDQLTDQDLRARLLDSTVLPALCYAADTGTDTAATSRKLLTTHRALERCLLKFNRCTQHLPGLRSSDLRGMSCLHDPAEYISKAKYRDVKRPRGRPSTRWGDVLATRMDQLRAQLDTAQGPRQRDSRNLRTSWMTMAREQNEWKRCWSPHVQ from the exons atggaaaacgaatcgaaagaagaactgaatagaacaatgagagcagcattcgcacccgtcagggaagctacggaccaactgacggaccaagatcttcgtgcacGTCTGTtggactcgacagttcttccagcgctctgttacgcagcggataCGGGgacagacaccgctgccacgtctaggaagctacttactacccacagagctcTTGAAAgatgccttctgaagtttaaccggtgcacacaacacctaCCCGGCCtacgcagctccgacttaagaggaatgtcctgTCTTCACgatccagcggaatatatatcgaaagcaaagtaTAG AGATgttaaacgccctcgagggagaccgtcaacgagatggggtgacgtgctcgctacacggatggaccagctgagagctcagctggatacggctcaaggacctcgtcaacgtgactcacgaaacttgagaacatcttggatgacaatggcgagggaacaaaacgagtggaagagatgctggagcccgcacgttcagtga
- a CDS encoding hypothetical protein (NECATOR_CHRX.G25144.T1) — translation MKPGTAPGPDFISADFLRAGGYPLHVILAAHDILPSEKGYQTSGRPRESFLSIKKSDREDLRNYRPICLLSVSYKVFTKFILTRISRTLHEAQPQEQAGFRQGISCLDHIQTVLRVIEVCREYRLPLVLTFVDYEKAFDSVETNAVLSALVDPGERGLVCEDTIQLLRSMHH, via the coding sequence atgaaacctggcacagcccccggacctgattttatatcagcagactttcttcgggctggtggctatccacttcatgtaatcttagcagcgcatgacatcctaccttcagaaaaaggataccagaccagtggaagacctcgcgaatcgttcttatccataaaaaaaagtgaccgagaggaccttcggaactaccgcccaatatgcttgctgagcgtgtcaTACAAAGTCTTCACCAAgttcatcctcacgcgcatatccaGGACGTTgcatgaagcccagcctcaagaacaagctggattccgtcaagggatcagctgcttggaccacatccagaccgtgttgagggtcatagaggtgtGCCgagaataccgcctgccccttgttctaaccttcgtcgactacgagaaagcctttgacagcgtagaaacgaatgcagtaCTGTCAGCGCTTGTCGATCCAGGTGAGAGAGGcctcgtatgtgaggacactatccaattgctacgatcgatgcaccactaa
- a CDS encoding hypothetical protein (NECATOR_CHRX.G25142.T1), producing MSAGRLNMIVSKLGRSAAKTTRNINAVEVRGAPPNLLKAIIKDDQLKTTREVAHELVIDYSIVVLHLELER from the coding sequence ATGAGTGCCGGTCGATTGAATATGATCGTCTCCAAGCTGGGCAGGTCTGCAGCGAAGACAACTCGGAATATCAACGCTGTTGAGGTGAGGGGAGCACCACCGAACCTGCTGAAGGCGATCATCAAAGATGATCAGCTTAAAACAACACGAGAGGTTGCCCATGAACTAGTCATTGACTATTCAATAGTCGTTCTCCATTTGGAATTGGAAAGGTGA
- a CDS encoding hypothetical protein (NECATOR_CHRX.G25141.T3), protein MMNGRAVRSMLIRNYRADNGSVEHMPRPIQFDESSEEYRCLCNCFHVKIGAYLIGAVHVFMILFFLIHSLLVYFQHSGRLQDARGVKENYVFASFLVEMIGLAVGSLAVFFLFVGLSKNRALLLVPHLAVQSLP, encoded by the exons ATGATGAATGGACGCGCGGTCCGTTCTATGCTCATTCGGAACTATCGAGCGGATAACGGATCTGTTGAGCAT ATGCCTCGGCCGATACAATTCGATGAAAGTTCCGAGGAGTATCGCTGTCTATGCAACTGTTTCCATGTGAAGATTGGAGCGTATCTCATCGGAGCTGTTCatgtttttatgattttattcTTCCTTATTCATTCCCTTCTTGTCTACTTTCAACACAGTGGAAGATTACAGGAC GCGCGAGGAGTGAAAGAGAATTATGTATTCGCGTCTTTTCTTGTTGAAATGATAGGATTAGCCGTTGGATCtctcgccgttttttttctttttgttggtcTCTCGAAAAATCGAGCGTTGTTGCTCGTTCCTCATTTGGCTGTTCAG agcttGCCTTGA
- a CDS encoding hypothetical protein (NECATOR_CHRX.G25149.T1), translating to MLKNNDTCESEIQHRCAKACSAFNSSTKCLWSTPIIREVKQRVYLSANRLIMMYGSETWAAPSTLMSKIDCMEMKLLRRMLDYFWSRVRHNENLHEYVDLMYRRIASERYQHLAPPSKIATETRLRFFGHRLKRPADRLVQRVMRSLSGSSRKRGPGRRRKF from the coding sequence atgctgaagaacaacgacaCCTGTGAGAGCGAAATACAGCATAGATGTGCTAAGGCCtgttctgcattcaactcctCGACGAAGTGTTTGTGGTCGACTCCCATCATTCGCGAAGTTAAAcagcgagtctacctatccgctaATCGCcttatcatgatgtacggttcggaaacttgggcagcaccatctacaTTGATGTCGAAAATTGACTGCATGGAAATGAAGCTGTTAAGACGGATGCTTGACTACTTTTGGTCTAGAGTACGCCACAACGAAAATCTTCACGAGTATGTCGATCTGATGTATCGGAGAATTGCAAGTGAAAggtatcaacatcttgcacctcCATCGAAGATAGCCACGGAAactcgtcttcgcttctttggtcatagaCTGAAGAGACCAGCGGaccgccttgttcaacgagttatgaggagtttgtcgggttcaagcCGGAAAAGGGGACCTGGCCGAAGACGGAAGTTTTAG
- a CDS encoding hypothetical protein (NECATOR_CHRX.G25145.T1) — protein MENESKEELNRTMRAAFAPVREATDQLTDQDLRARLLDSTVLPALCYAADTGTDTAATSRKLLTTHRALERCLLKFNRCTQHLPGLRSSDLRGMSCLHDPAEYISKAKYRDVKRPRGRPSTRWGDVLATRMDQLRAQLDTAQGPRQRDSRNLRTSWMTMAREQNEWKRCWSPHVQ, from the exons atggaaaacgaatcgaaagaagaactgaatagaacaatgagagcagcattcgcacccgtcagggaagctacggaccaactgacggaccaagatcttcgtgcacGTCTGTtggactcgacagttcttccagcgctctgttacgcagcggataCGGGgacagacaccgctgccacgtctaggaagctacttactacccacagagctcTTGAAAgatgccttctgaagtttaaccggtgcacacaacacctaCCCGGCCtacgcagctccgacttaagaggaatgtcctgTCTTCACgatccagcggaatatatatcgaaagcaaagtaTAG AGATgttaaacgccctcgagggagaccgtcaacgagatggggtgacgtgctcgctacacggatggaccagctgagagctcagctggatacggctcaaggacctcgtcaacgtgactcacgaaacttgagaacatcttggatgacaatggcgagggaacaaaacgagtggaagagatgctggagcccgcacgtccagtga
- a CDS encoding hypothetical protein (NECATOR_CHRX.G25143.T1), protein MATGERRSNLRLIRTSLILDQDDTRMTRHGDCLRLCTYNARTVSTDADQHALLGAAERIKFHVIALQETKCRTSDVRQMNDGTLVIRGEKVPSRNVGGVGFVVHPSVVHLVDSHEILSPRLAILRFRPLRQKPISIINCYSQTSAADESELDAFYEDPEEVIRNEKSFYRFVVGDFNAKLGKATEEEHRIGRFGLGDQNENGNRLAGLLSQGD, encoded by the coding sequence atggcgaccggtgagaggcgatcaaatctcaggttaatcaggacgtcattgattctggaccaagacGACACACGCatgactcgccatggagactgtctcagactgtgtacttacaacgcgagaacagtgtccacagacgctgaccagcatgcccttctcggagctgcagagcgtatcaaatttcacgtgattgctctgcaagagaccaagtgcagaacgagcgacgtacgacagatgaatgatggtacactcgtcattcgtggagagaaggttccgtcacgaaatgtaggcggtgttggttttgttgtgcacccatctgtcgtccatcttgtcgattctcacgagatcctgtcacctcgtctggccattcttcgcttccgccctctgcgccaaaaacccatcagtatcatcaactgctactcacaaacatcagcagctgatgaatccgaattggacgcgttttacgaggatcCGGAGGAAGTGAttcgcaacgagaagtccttctacagattcgttgtcggagacttcaacgcaaaactaggaaaggccacagaagaggagcacaggattggaagatttggactaggggaccagAATGagaatggcaatcgtctcgccgggctgttgtcccaaggtgactga